The Ornithinimicrobium faecis region CACGGCACCGACAACGGCACTGCTCCGTATGCCGCGACTCGGCACCTCCTGGCCGTGCGCCAGAGTTGTCGGCTGGCAGTGGGTCAGGACCCGGGGACGCTGAGCGTCACGACGCCGTTGTGGGCCCAGCCGATCCGCCTGGGCGACCCGGCTGTGATCGATGCCGTGCAGTCCCTGCAGGCTGGGCCACGTGAACTCTCCGAGTTGATGCTGGAGGTGACTCGGGGCGCCGGGGGCATGACGCGGGCCGGACTGCTGCAGGCGGTGATCGGCAAGTTGCAGCAGGTGGGGGTGCTCGATCACGTGCTCCTCGACCCTGACGGCGTCGAGTTGGCCCGCCTGACTGGAAAGGGCCCGCTGCCAGTCACCCTCGCCCGCACCGCTCCGGAGACCGGTCGGCTGAGTCCGCTGGCCGTGATCACCGTCGAGGGCGGCCGGGCCACGATCCAGTCCGGTCTCAGTCACCTACAGGTCGCCCTGGACCCGGGCGTGCTCGCCGTGCTGGTCGGTGGGGGACTGCTGGACCAGTCCGCATACGGCTCGGCAGTGGCAAGGTTCCTGGAGTCCGCCGCTCTGTGGGAGGTCGAGCCCGCCACCGACCGCGAGCACCGGCAGTGGAGCGCGGCCGAGTTGTGGGTGCACCGGCTCTCGCACGAGTCCGGCTCCTCCGACGCCTACGGCGGCACCTATCACCTGGGCGAGGACTTCGAGCCGCTGGACTACGTGCGTGAGGCAGCTGAGCACAGCCTGGAGTTGCCGACCCCGGACCTGACCGCCCTCCGGTCCAGCGACCTGCCGCTGG contains the following coding sequences:
- a CDS encoding SagB family peptide dehydrogenase codes for the protein MSTTTSTTTSTTTSAVHGTDNGTAPYAATRHLLAVRQSCRLAVGQDPGTLSVTTPLWAQPIRLGDPAVIDAVQSLQAGPRELSELMLEVTRGAGGMTRAGLLQAVIGKLQQVGVLDHVLLDPDGVELARLTGKGPLPVTLARTAPETGRLSPLAVITVEGGRATIQSGLSHLQVALDPGVLAVLVGGGLLDQSAYGSAVARFLESAALWEVEPATDREHRQWSAAELWVHRLSHESGSSDAYGGTYHLGEDFEPLDYVREAAEHSLELPTPDLTALRSSDLPLADVVERRRSIRDFTTEHPSLAELGELLFRTCRSRGIFREPERGVDVVDRPYPSGGSMHELDVYVVAPGSPHLERGLWRYAPDRHALDLVTDEEAQVAVLVNDLQQAATLDQPAPFGLLITARFGRLMWKYQTMAYALILKHVGVLYQTFYLNATAMGLGVCGLGGAATSHFATTTGISPLAEGVVGGLVAGHPGSVPESPWSTS